One Neisseria sp. Marseille-Q5346 genomic region harbors:
- the ccsA gene encoding cytochrome c biogenesis protein CcsA — protein sequence MPIVLICLMLVYAGLGAFSWLQHKKHNNKSYPLKTELLILSGALLVHGAALMFPVLQDRVLITGFGYSLSLIVWLMLMMYCLGSFFYCLRGVQLLLYPCAALTLLLGFLFPGDFTGRQIVDLLPLSHIASSLLAYGLFGIVTLFAILILLINRNLHKRRFSALVSFLPPLLSLEKLMFQGIWAGFILLTYSVISGTFFAEAVFGKPMTFTHKTIFSIMSWLIYGALLLKHSMTAWRGKKAAVWTIVGFVSLIFAYIGSKFVLEIILHRIG from the coding sequence ATGCCGATTGTCTTAATCTGCCTTATGCTGGTGTATGCCGGATTGGGCGCATTTTCCTGGTTGCAACATAAAAAGCACAATAATAAGTCTTACCCGTTGAAAACCGAGCTGCTGATTTTGAGCGGCGCATTATTGGTACATGGCGCAGCATTGATGTTCCCTGTATTGCAGGATAGGGTATTGATTACCGGTTTTGGCTATTCGCTCAGCCTGATAGTCTGGCTGATGCTGATGATGTACTGCTTAGGCAGCTTCTTTTATTGTCTGCGCGGTGTGCAACTCTTATTGTATCCCTGTGCCGCATTGACCTTATTGCTGGGTTTCCTTTTCCCGGGAGATTTCACAGGCCGTCAAATCGTAGACTTATTGCCGCTGTCGCATATCGCATCATCATTGCTCGCATACGGATTGTTTGGCATCGTTACCTTATTTGCCATCCTAATCCTTTTAATCAACCGTAATTTGCACAAACGCCGTTTTTCCGCATTGGTCAGCTTCTTGCCACCTTTATTAAGTTTGGAGAAACTCATGTTCCAAGGTATTTGGGCAGGTTTCATTTTATTGACCTATTCAGTTATCAGCGGGACGTTTTTTGCCGAAGCCGTTTTCGGCAAACCCATGACCTTCACGCATAAAACCATCTTCAGTATTATGTCGTGGCTGATTTATGGCGCATTATTGTTGAAACACAGTATGACCGCATGGCGGGGTAAAAAAGCCGCTGTTTGGACTATTGTCGGATTTGTTAGTCTGATTTTTGCCTATATAGGCAGTAAATTTGTCTTAGAAATTATCCTTCACCGTATTGGATAA
- a CDS encoding thiol:disulfide interchange protein DsbA/DsbL encodes MKLKTLALTSLTLLALAACGKQAETSVPADSAQSNTSAPSAPAALTEGVNYTVLSNPIPQQQAGKIEVLEFFGYFCPHCAHLEPVLSEHIKTFKDDTYMRREHVVWGDEMKPLARLAAAVEMAGESDKANSHIFDAMVNQKINLADTDTLKKWLSEQTAFDGKKVLAAFEAPESQARAAQMEELTNKFQISGTPTVIVGGKYQVEFKDWQSGMTTIDQLVDKVREEQKKPQ; translated from the coding sequence ATGAAACTGAAAACCTTAGCCTTGACCTCATTAACCCTGTTGGCATTGGCCGCTTGCGGCAAACAGGCGGAAACCAGCGTTCCGGCAGACAGCGCCCAAAGCAACACATCCGCTCCGTCAGCCCCTGCCGCATTGACCGAAGGTGTCAATTACACCGTATTGTCCAATCCGATTCCGCAACAGCAGGCCGGCAAAATCGAAGTATTGGAATTCTTCGGCTACTTCTGCCCGCATTGTGCCCATTTGGAGCCGGTTTTGAGCGAACACATTAAAACGTTTAAAGACGATACCTATATGCGCCGGGAGCATGTTGTTTGGGGTGATGAAATGAAACCTTTGGCACGTTTGGCGGCCGCAGTGGAAATGGCCGGTGAATCAGATAAAGCCAACAGCCATATTTTCGATGCGATGGTTAATCAAAAAATCAATCTGGCCGATACCGATACCCTGAAAAAATGGTTGTCTGAGCAAACTGCATTTGACGGCAAAAAAGTATTGGCTGCATTTGAAGCGCCCGAAAGCCAAGCACGTGCGGCCCAAATGGAAGAATTGACCAATAAATTCCAAATCAGCGGCACACCGACTGTGATCGTTGGTGGCAAATATCAAGTTGAATTTAAAGACTGGCAGTCCGGCATGACCACGATTGACCAGTTGGTGGACAAAGTACGCGAAGAGCAGAAAAAGCCACAATAA
- the ffh gene encoding signal recognition particle protein, with product MLDNLTNRFSKVLKNIRGQSTLTEDNIKEALREVRLALLEADVALPVVKEFVNTVKEQALGQEVVGSLTPDQAFIGVVNQALVELMGKENKTLDLSVSPPAIVLMAGLQGAGKTTTVGKLARLLKNDQKKKVLVVSADVYRPAAIEQLRLLAEQVGVDFFPSDTNQKPVEIATAAVDYAKKHFYDVLMVDTAGRLAIDEEMMNEIKALHAAVNPVETLFVIDAMLGQDAVNTAQAFNEALPLTGVVLTKMDGDSRGGAALSVRHVTGKPIKFIGVGEKINGLEPFHPDRLASRILGMGDVLTLIEDVQKGIDEEAAAKMAKKLQKGKGFDLNDFKEQIQQMRNMGGLENLMSKMPGELGQISKQIPEGTAKKAMGKVEAIINSMTPKERANPALLKASRKRRIAMGAGTTVQEVNKLLKQFEQMQQMMKMFSGNGLGKLMRLAKGMKGMKGMFPGL from the coding sequence ATGTTAGACAACCTGACCAACCGCTTCAGCAAGGTACTTAAAAATATTCGCGGCCAATCAACGCTGACCGAAGACAATATTAAAGAAGCCTTGCGTGAGGTTCGTCTTGCCCTGCTGGAAGCCGACGTTGCATTGCCCGTCGTTAAAGAATTCGTCAACACAGTCAAAGAACAGGCCCTCGGTCAAGAAGTCGTCGGCAGCCTGACGCCTGACCAAGCCTTTATCGGCGTGGTCAACCAAGCCTTAGTCGAACTGATGGGCAAGGAAAACAAAACGCTGGACTTATCGGTTTCACCGCCTGCCATTGTTTTGATGGCTGGTTTGCAAGGTGCCGGTAAGACAACAACCGTCGGCAAACTTGCCCGCCTGCTGAAAAACGATCAGAAGAAAAAAGTTTTGGTGGTATCTGCCGACGTTTACCGCCCTGCTGCGATTGAACAGCTGCGCCTGTTAGCCGAACAGGTCGGCGTGGACTTTTTCCCGTCTGATACCAACCAAAAACCGGTTGAGATTGCAACTGCCGCCGTCGATTACGCCAAAAAACATTTTTACGATGTCTTGATGGTCGATACCGCCGGCCGCCTGGCAATCGATGAAGAAATGATGAACGAAATCAAAGCGCTTCATGCTGCGGTCAACCCGGTTGAAACTTTGTTCGTCATCGATGCCATGTTAGGTCAGGATGCTGTGAACACTGCTCAGGCATTTAATGAAGCCCTGCCGCTGACCGGTGTCGTATTGACCAAGATGGACGGCGACTCGCGCGGCGGTGCGGCATTGTCCGTACGCCATGTAACCGGCAAACCGATTAAATTTATCGGCGTCGGCGAAAAAATCAACGGCCTCGAACCTTTCCACCCCGACCGTCTTGCCAGCCGTATCCTCGGCATGGGCGACGTATTGACCCTGATTGAAGACGTTCAAAAAGGTATTGATGAAGAAGCCGCCGCCAAAATGGCGAAAAAGCTGCAAAAAGGCAAAGGCTTCGACCTCAACGACTTTAAAGAACAAATCCAACAGATGCGCAATATGGGCGGCTTGGAAAACCTGATGTCGAAAATGCCGGGCGAACTGGGGCAAATATCGAAACAAATCCCCGAAGGTACAGCTAAAAAAGCGATGGGCAAAGTGGAAGCCATCATCAACTCGATGACCCCTAAAGAACGCGCCAACCCCGCCCTGCTCAAAGCCAGCCGCAAACGCCGTATTGCAATGGGTGCGGGTACGACCGTGCAGGAAGTGAACAAATTGCTCAAACAGTTTGAACAAATGCAACAAATGATGAAGATGTTCAGCGGCAACGGCTTGGGCAAACTGATGCGTTTGGCCAAAGGCATGAAAGGAATGAAAGGCATGTTCCCGGGTTTGTAA